The genomic DNA TAATTGACAGTGGCTCAACAGCGTCAATATTATCTATTGATGTTTACGAAAAATTGCCTTCAAATGTTTGGTGTTCTTTAGTACCAAACAAATCCGAAATATTTGACGTTAATGGCAATAAGGTTTTTGCCATTGGATCGATCATTTTAGAACTAATGCTTGGTCAAGAAATTTtcagtcaaaattttatgatatGCAATATCAATCAGGATGGAATACTTGGACAGGATTTCTTACTAAAGGAAGTTAGTAAAGTAAATTATCAGCGCATGGTCTTACACACGATCCACAACCAGGAAATACAATGTTGGATTGGAGGGAAGGCAAATATGATTTGCAGAGTAGAAATTAAGGACAACATGACAATTCCTCCAATGACGAGTACTATGATGCCTGTAGAAATACCGGGAGTCAATCATTTAACAGAATACGGATTAATAGAGGGCACGACAGGAACAGCCAAGTCTACATTAACCATACCTGGGATTATAAATACACAAGACCAAGTACACTTTGTTAATGTTGTCAACTATGGTGACGACGAAGTTAAACTGTATAAAAAGGAAACAATAGGAACATGTGAATCATATACTGAGCATGATTTGAAACCAGAGCAGATTAGAACACTACAGAAAGATTGCTTTACAGCTAGTGAAGAAATACCAGAACATCTTACTGACTTATTAAAAAGGAGTTCAACTTATATAAATGAGGACCAAAGACAACAACTCTCCAGACTCCTTTCACAGTaccaaagtgtattttcaagGACAGATGATGACATAGGGAGGACAGACCTTGTAACACATAGAATAAATACAGGAAATGCAGTACCCTTTAGGCAGAGATCTAGACGTATGCCACTTGGAAAGCAAGAGATGGAAAAATCAGAAGTCAATCGGATGTTGGACAAAGGAATCATCGAACCATCTTCTAGTCCTTGGGCATCAAATATAGTCCTTGTAATGAAGAAAAATAGCAGCCCTAGGTGCTGTGTTGATTACAGAATTTTGAATGACGTCACGAAAAAAGATTCCTACCCGATTCCGAGAGTAGACGAGTGCCTCGACTCGCTCGCTGGGGGAAAATTCTTCGGATCAATGGACTTAAATTCAGGATTTTGGCAAATCGGCATGGCTCCTGAAGACAAGGAAAAGACCGCATTTCTGACAAGTTTAGGGTTATACCAGTTCACTGTCATGCCCTTTGGACTTGCAAATTCACCATCTACTTTTGAGCGTCTGATGGAAAATGTTCTCAGAGGGCTACAGTGGAAAGAACTATTACTCTACATGGACGACATCATATCAATAAGTTCGACATTTGAAGAGGGTCTTGGGAGGCTGGAAAGAATCTTTATACGTCTACAAAATGCACATCTTAAATTGAAACCTGCCAAAtgcattttctttcaaaaacaagTTAGGTTCCTTGGGCATATCGTGTCCGAGGAGGGAATTTCCACTGATCTAGAGAAAACAAAAGCAATAGATGACTGGCCTGTCCCTAAATCTGCAAAACAGGTGCGCAGCTTTTTAGGACGTTGCTCTTACTATAGGCGATTTGTTAAGGGATTTGCAGCAATTGCAAGACCAATGCacaaaatttgtgaaaagaatagCCGTTTTGCTTGGAATGATGAGTGTCAAAAGGCATTTCAACAGTTGAAAAGCGCTTTAACAAGTACACCTGTACTTGCCTACCCACTGCCAAATTTGCCATTCATACTTGCATACAGATGCAAGTGATAAGGCTGTCGGAGCAGTGTTGTCACAAATTCAAGATGGTCTTGAACGAGTCATAGCATACATGAGCAAATCTATGAACATACATGAACAGGCATACTGTGTAACCCGAAAAGAGCTACTTGCTGTAATTATAGCACTAAAGACATTTCATCATTATCTATATGGCCAGGAAGTTTTGCTGCGCACAAATAACGCAGCTGTATCATGGAtgaaaaatctaaagaaacCCACTGGTCAAACAGCCAGATGGCTCGAAGAACTGGGAACTTACAATTTGACAGTAACACACAGAGCTGGAAGGAAACACTCAAATGCCGATGCTCTGTCCAGAAGACCTTGTAAATCATGCGAGAGACAAGAATCTGGAAACCACGCAAGCGACGATGAAACAGACGAAATCCAACTTGAAGAAACTGATTTTGTTAACCAGGAGTTACACGAAAATGAAGAACCAACACCAAGAATAGAAATAGTACGAGTATGTACAAGAAGTCAGACAGGAAATCAGTATAGTGCTACAACAAGTGGTTACTGCATTGATGGATGGGACCCAGATAGTATCAGACAATGCCAATTGGAAGACCTAGACATGTCACTCATTGTGACATATcttcaagaaaagaaaaataaacctGACTGGGACCaagtatcaaaaggaacatCATTCCAGAAGACAATATGGCGACAATGGGATAGGCTAACAATAAACAATGGCATGCTTTATAGAAAATTTTATTGTTCTGATAAAGACGATGTAGACAACTTCAAATTGCAGCTCCTGGTACCAAAATCACACCAAAAGACAGTCTTCAAGTATTTTCATGACGTTCCGTCTGCAGGTCATTTAGGACCAGATAAAATGCTAAGTAGGATCCAGCAACTCTTTTACTGGCCAGCTATGAAAAGCTCCATCACAAGGTACTGCAAGGAATGTGACCAGTGTGCTGCtaggaaatcactgaagcgGAACAAGGCTCCATTGGGTCAATACTTGGTTGGCGAGCCTATGGAACGTGTGGCGATTGATATTCTTGGTCCACTTCCGTTAACAAAACGACAAAACCGCTATGTTTTGGTTCTTTGCGACTGCTTTTCTAAATGGACTGAAGCATATGCTATTCCGGACCAGGAATCCCTGACCATTGCCCGTACCATCGTGAAAGAATTTATTTGTAGGTTTGGTTCACCATTACAGCTCCACTCTGATCAAGGAAGGTCTTTCGAAGCAAAGCTGTTTCAAGATCTGTGTGATCtacttaaaattgacaaaactaGAAGTACAAGTCAACACCCCCAGTCCAACGGAAGCGTAGAAACATTTAACAGAACACTCCTAAGCATGCTaacattttattgtcaaaatgatCAGAGAAACTGGGATGAGATTTTGCCACAGGTTATGATGGCATACAGATCATCAGTTCACGCCAGTACAGGACAGACCCCTAACATGATGATGTTTGGCAGAAACATATTTCTTCCTATGGAAGCTGTTATTCCACGTCCTGATGGACCAAACGAATCCACTTCCCCTGAAACAgataaatatgtaaatgaatTACAAGACGCAATGTCAAAGTCACATGTACTTGCTAGGAAACATCTTAAGCAGAATTCTGAGTATCAAAAACGTCACTATGACTTGAAAGCAGTAAAACGCGAATTACAAGTAGGTCAAGCTGTATGGCTTTATGATGCATCGAAGAAAAAGGGAATTTGTCATAAGTTGACATCAAAATGGAAAGGACCATATGTTGTTACAAGGAAAATTGACGACATCACTTACCTTGTGAGAAGGTCAAAGAAACAGCCAGGGAAGGTCTACCACATTGATAGACTACTGCCCTATCAAGGACGGAATCCGCCCACTTGGTTCTCCAGTAGGAAGGTTTGAGATGCCTTCCAACGTTGGTTGAATAGCCGAAATTAGTTGTACAAGTTGTTacgtttttaattgttttgatgaGTTACTATGTTTAAGAGTAACTGTTTGACTTTTCTCAGACTGGAGAAAGTCATGATGGAATTCCTAGAGTTGTATCCACTCTGGAAGAATATGTAAGGGAGACAAATGGCCATTGTTTCTCAGGACATATTATTGGCTGTAAGGGAAGGATGAATCTTCCTGCCAGGGGAATGGCAGATTAAACTACTGCCAAGCGTTTTTTTTGTATGCGCAAGCTGTGCGGCGGAAAGCAATTAACGACAACTTACTGTCTTGAGGAGGCttgagatttttgaaatagGGAGACCAAGGGGGTGGatatcatatttttacactGAAACTTAGCTTGATCCATTTACTACCAGCATATGCCATATGGGGGGAGGATttcaaacacacaaacaaatataGTCACACTACAGGACACTACATGATATTATGTATTGTATTAATATATGTTGTATGGTGGAGGGATTTATAATTGATGATTCAATTTCAGAATGAGACCATCATCCCAAATTGAGGCAAAGTGTTGGCTGTGTCCCATGACGTTTAGGACAAGGAGACAACTGAAAAATCATCTGGCAGCTGCCCCACACAAAAGGCTTTCGGTCATTTGTGTTTGGTGTCCTGAGGAGAAGTCCTACAGGAGGATGGTTGACCTTAAGGAGCATGTCATGGCTCACCACCGCAGTAAAATAGAACTGATGCCTTATAGCTTCCTGAGCGAAAACAATGGGTTTTGGATGGCAAACTATCCAGAGACATATGCTAAGGTAATCCTACCATCAAATGAGAATTCACAAGAAGCAATGAAAGCCAGGATTGAGGTTCTTGAATTTTTAAACAGGGTGGACAACACCAACAGAAAGAAAGAGGAATGGACTCTAGGGTGGAAGTGTCCGAAGGAGATGGTAAAAGGTACACAAGAAGAAGAGGTTGAGTCGGAGAAACCCAATGGATCTTACTCACCAACACGCCCCACTATTTATGAAGGGCTGGCCCTCCAGCAACTAACTTTGGGACTTGGGGACTCTACAGCCATTTTTAAATTGGACCTTGGAGTGTCCATAAGATTTTATATGATCCATTTGAATGACTCCGTTCTTAGAGACCAAAAAATGCTTGACGCTTTGATTAGAAGGATGACAGCACTAGTTAACACAAAGTACGCAGGATCACATACCTTCTCTGTATCGATAGACGGTAAACTAAAGTCTATAGTGACTCCTGTAGTGGCTAggaaattatcaataaaggaGGAGTATATAACGGATATAAAAACATCAGGCGAATTATTCCCAGGAAAACAGACAAAAGCCGCCACAAATCAACTATCACCACTGAAAACACCATCAACATCGGATATCATTTTAGAAGACGACAGCGACAATGAAGAACCAGAGATTTTAGAGGAACCAACAAGCCAGAAGAAGGGTAGAAAGACGACCGAGAAAGAAGAAGAGAGATATGTagagaaaagaaagaaaaagactaACCACCAGGAACAGAAggcaaagaaaataaagaaaggaAAGGATTACAAGAAACAGGATGAGGAAATGACATTAACAGAGGAAGGACATAAGAGAACGGAAAAACAGGAACAGGAGGAGATCAAACGGAAAGAGGAAGAACATAAGAAGCGGGAAAAACAGAAACAGGAGGAGGAAGTCAGACTAAAGGAAGCAGAACAAAAGAGAAAGGAAAAACCGGAACAGGAGGAGATCAAAAGGAAGGAGGAAGAACATAAGAAGCAGGAAACACGGAAACAGGAGGAGGAAGTC from Mytilus trossulus isolate FHL-02 chromosome 8, PNRI_Mtr1.1.1.hap1, whole genome shotgun sequence includes the following:
- the LOC134680794 gene encoding DNA ligase 1-like → MSRDNYNLVYKRASTQQWQIAQSFAGGKFKPWKTNKVTITFRMRPSSQIEAKCWLCPMTFRTRRQLKNHLAAAPHKRLSVICVWCPEEKSYRRMVDLKEHVMAHHRSKIELMPYSFLSENNGFWMANYPETYAKVILPSNENSQEAMKARIEVLEFLNRVDNTNRKKEEWTLGWKCPKEMVKGTQEEEVESEKPNGSYSPTRPTIYEGLALQQLTLGLGDSTAIFKLDLGVSIRFYMIHLNDSVLRDQKMLDALIRRMTALVNTKYAGSHTFSVSIDGKLKSIVTPVVARKLSIKEEYITDIKTSGELFPGKQTKAATNQLSPLKTPSTSDIILEDDSDNEEPEILEEPTSQKKGRKTTEKEEERYVEKRKKKTNHQEQKAKKIKKGKDYKKQDEEMTLTEEGHKRTEKQEQEEIKRKEEEHKKREKQKQEEEVRLKEAEQKRKEKPEQEEIKRKEEEHKKQETRKQEEEVRLKEAEQKRKEKQEQEEIRQKEEERKKQEKQKQEEEVRLKEAEQKRREKHKQDEEIRMKEEELRRQEEAETKRLAEETRSNEAELMRLQEGENLQSEQFYTASERADKLLRRGGMPLFPAGRREWEKEEIVTLITIPAEVKWPPKNWKNMTPEQRYFNWEYASIALELNTGKQLQFSKEELLLKYHFLALPGTKTPQSTEGNTMTVKSRYYLYQAIANIIKSKTDDPTTLQLLDMIEASSSKRDTSTDTILNKIDAVGVQLRLGEDQ